A window from Entomoplasma freundtii encodes these proteins:
- a CDS encoding dihydrofolate reductase produces MIKMIWAQTQEGVIGDKNRLPWRIPEEMAHFQNTTKNKTILMGRNTFESLGNKPLKNRFNYVLTSTLPPSVPEPLKNLQFIDNISAVVSLFAHSRNQDLYVIGGNQVFATFLPYADQVIRTTIFHPYQGSLKIVPLDLSEFQLARTIKKPEFKIEYLERINHHHGQR; encoded by the coding sequence ATGATTAAAATGATTTGAGCGCAAACCCAAGAAGGTGTAATTGGTGATAAAAATCGTTTACCATGACGAATTCCTGAAGAAATGGCCCACTTTCAAAATACCACCAAGAATAAAACAATTTTGATGGGCAGAAACACTTTTGAGTCATTAGGGAATAAACCCCTGAAAAACCGGTTTAACTATGTTTTAACATCAACTTTGCCACCATCAGTCCCTGAACCTTTGAAAAACCTTCAGTTTATTGATAACATAAGCGCAGTAGTTTCTCTTTTTGCACACTCACGCAACCAAGACTTATACGTCATTGGAGGAAACCAAGTTTTTGCCACTTTTTTGCCTTACGCTGACCAAGTGATTCGTACCACCATCTTCCACCCTTACCAAGGAAGTCTAAAGATTGTGCCGCTTGATTTAAGTGAGTTTCAATTAGCAAGAACCATCAAAAAACCAGAATTTAAAATTGAATATTTGGAAAGGATTAATCATCATCATGGCCAACGCTAA
- a CDS encoding holo-ACP synthase, translating into MNPRVGIDILEISRLDLKPVFLERILTLHELEEYQKFEDLGRKKEFCAGRWAAKEAIYKVLDEKERLPFSQLEIGYRNDRPIILTSPFESIAISISHEKHYSVAIALRWQ; encoded by the coding sequence ATGAACCCACGAGTCGGTATTGATATTCTGGAAATTTCCCGGTTAGATTTAAAACCAGTTTTTTTAGAAAGAATTCTTACTCTTCACGAACTTGAAGAATACCAAAAATTTGAAGATCTAGGTCGTAAAAAAGAGTTTTGTGCCGGTCGTTGGGCAGCTAAGGAAGCCATTTATAAGGTGCTTGATGAAAAAGAAAGGCTGCCTTTTTCTCAATTAGAAATTGGCTATCGAAATGATCGCCCTATAATCCTTACTTCCCCCTTTGAATCAATCGCAATTTCAATTTCTCACGAGAAACATTATTCAGTAGCAATAGCTTTGAGGTGACAATAA
- a CDS encoding thymidylate synthase, with product MKQYLNLMEKILTEGELRNNRTGIDTISVFGLQAKYDLQQGFPLVTTKKVFFKGVVHELLWFLAGDTNIQYLVKNNVRIWNEWAFERYKKTDFYHGESQLEYIEKIKNDDQFAAQFGDLGPIYGHQWRNSNGVDQLKEVIAGIKNNPNSRRLIVDCWNPQEISEMALPPCHTFFQFYVSNNGQTLNLQLYQRSADMFLGVPFNIASYSLLLQLVAQECGLEAGTFVHTIGDGHIYVNHLDQVKLQLTRPPYPLSKITIKPFASIFDVKFEDIELVDYQSHPLIKGMVAV from the coding sequence ATGAAACAATATTTAAATTTAATGGAGAAAATTTTAACCGAAGGAGAATTACGTAACAACCGTACCGGGATTGATACTATTTCTGTTTTTGGTTTACAAGCTAAATATGATTTGCAACAAGGTTTTCCTTTAGTGACAACAAAAAAAGTGTTTTTCAAAGGTGTTGTTCACGAATTACTTTGGTTTTTAGCTGGCGACACTAATATTCAATATCTTGTCAAAAATAATGTTCGGATTTGAAATGAATGGGCCTTTGAACGTTACAAAAAAACTGACTTTTACCACGGGGAAAGTCAGTTGGAATATATTGAAAAAATTAAAAATGATGACCAGTTTGCTGCTCAATTTGGTGATTTAGGTCCTATTTACGGTCACCAATGGAGAAATTCTAATGGTGTAGACCAATTAAAAGAAGTAATTGCTGGGATTAAAAATAACCCTAATTCACGACGTTTAATTGTTGATTGTTGAAATCCTCAAGAAATTTCCGAAATGGCTCTCCCACCGTGTCATACTTTCTTTCAATTTTATGTTTCTAATAACGGACAAACTTTAAATTTACAACTCTACCAACGTAGCGCCGACATGTTTTTAGGAGTGCCCTTTAATATTGCTTCTTATTCGCTTCTTCTTCAATTGGTAGCTCAGGAATGTGGTTTAGAAGCCGGAACTTTTGTGCATACAATTGGTGATGGTCATATCTATGTAAATCATCTTGATCAAGTAAAGTTACAACTAACTCGTCCGCCTTATCCACTTTCAAAAATCACGATTAAACCTTTTGCAAGTATTTTTGATGTCAAGTTCGAAGATATCGAACTTGTTGATTATCAATCGCACCCCTTAATTAAAGGAATGGTGGCAGTTTAA